DNA sequence from the Chryseobacterium indicum genome:
ATCCAGATAAGGGAATCCGGTTTCGTGGTTTTTTCTGCTGATTTCTGCCATGATGTTCCAGTGTTTTGCAATTTCTTTCCATGCAAAAAATAAGGAGTGTTTCGGATCGTACATATGCGTTGGTTCGCTTTTAGCACCGTTTATTTCGATTATTTTTAAATTCTTTCCCTCTTTTAGAAGTTCCAGATTTTCAAACATCACATCCAGTCTTCCGAAATAAAAGCCATTCACTTTGGTACAGATTTCATTTATTTTTTGTTCTAATTTTTCTGTAACTTCAGATGAAATATCAATAAATTTTGCACCTCTCGTATGGCTTCCGAACGGGATCAGAATTATTTCTTCGTTTTCAGGAACTGTTTTCTGCATTTCGCTTCCCATTTTCTGCTCTATAGCTTTGATCTGGAACGCACTTCTGGGATTTTCGATTACCAGTTCTCTTAACGTTTTTCTGCCATCTCCTTTTACGGAAAGAAATTCTTTTTTCACCATTCCTGTTATTTTTCCTTTTTTCTCGTCCGGAAAACGGTGGTAAAAAATCCCGACTTCATGCTGATAATTTATTTTTTCCTGAATTAAAAAATCACAGTCATTATTTTTTTGATAATCTTCCAGTTCGTTTATATTTTCCACCTGAACAACGCCCAAACCTTTCAATCCGATATTGGGTTTTACAATAACGGGGAAATTGATGGTTTGTGATTTTAATTCAGATAAAATTTCGTTAAATGAAATTTCTGAAGACACAAAA
Encoded proteins:
- a CDS encoding D-alanine--D-alanine ligase; its protein translation is MKLKHRIHKIAHWEYWSTFSIYLPLFPVWLYCAYKARTLLFFHGANPSIKYGGMAMESKKEIYDLIPENWIPKTVFVSSEISFNEILSELKSQTINFPVIVKPNIGLKGLGVVQVENINELEDYQKNNDCDFLIQEKINYQHEVGIFYHRFPDEKKGKITGMVKKEFLSVKGDGRKTLRELVIENPRSAFQIKAIEQKMGSEMQKTVPENEEIILIPFGSHTRGAKFIDISSEVTEKLEQKINEICTKVNGFYFGRLDVMFENLELLKEGKNLKIIEINGAKSEPTHMYDPKHSLFFAWKEIAKHWNIMAEISRKNHETGFPYLDIKEGFSALKNNLAIEKRLRKISSVD